A window of Natrinema versiforme contains these coding sequences:
- a CDS encoding coenzyme F420-0:L-glutamate ligase, translating into MELNGVADLPEIRPGDDIAALVADRADLEPGDVLTVASTVVSKAEGRTADLEDYPISGRAREIADRIAEVTDEEKDPRFAQAIIEESTELLIDCPFLLTETRFGHICPNAGIDRSNVPDHDLLLLPKRPDESAERIRSGLEERGIEDVAVVVTDTCGRPFRHGQTGVAIGWVGMPASRDWRGEEDRDGHELGVTVQSVIDELAAAANLVTGEGAGGTPAVVVRDWEFGDHEGSDELFRAVEDDMVRQALREWRFEG; encoded by the coding sequence ATGGAACTCAACGGCGTGGCGGACCTGCCCGAGATCCGCCCCGGCGACGACATCGCCGCCCTCGTCGCGGATCGGGCCGATCTGGAACCCGGCGACGTGCTCACCGTCGCCAGCACCGTCGTCTCGAAGGCCGAGGGCCGCACGGCGGACCTCGAGGACTATCCGATCAGTGGCCGCGCACGGGAGATCGCCGACCGGATCGCCGAGGTCACCGACGAGGAGAAGGACCCGCGGTTCGCTCAGGCGATCATCGAGGAAAGCACGGAGCTGCTGATCGACTGTCCGTTCCTGCTGACCGAGACCCGATTCGGACACATCTGCCCGAACGCGGGGATCGACCGGTCGAACGTGCCGGATCACGACCTGTTGCTCCTGCCGAAGCGGCCGGACGAAAGCGCCGAGCGAATTCGATCGGGGCTCGAGGAACGGGGCATTGAAGACGTGGCGGTAGTCGTCACCGACACCTGCGGGCGACCGTTCCGGCACGGCCAGACCGGCGTCGCGATCGGCTGGGTGGGGATGCCCGCGAGCCGGGACTGGCGCGGCGAGGAGGACCGGGACGGCCACGAACTCGGTGTCACCGTCCAATCCGTGATCGACGAACTCGCCGCCGCCGCGAACCTCGTCACCGGCGAGGGGGCCGGCGGGACGCCCGCCGTGGTCGTCCGGGACTGGGAGTTCGGAGACCACGAGGGCAGTGACGAACTCTTCCGGGCCGTCGAGGACGATATGGTTCGACAGGCGCTGCGGGAGTGGAGGTTCGAGGGATAA
- a CDS encoding hydantoinase B/oxoprolinase family protein, whose translation MTTDSTTETDDGIDPVTLEVLRNQLESVAEEMGQTLIRGAYSPNIKERRDCSTALFDAEGRMIAQAEHIPVHLGAMPAAVDAVRERDPKPGDVFVLNDPFTGGTHLPDVTMVSPIAPGHDDGDGREGDENREIVGYAVSRAHHADVGGMTPGSMPAGAQEIYQEGLRLPPTRLVEGGEPRDEVRSLVLANVRNARERRADLRAQQAANERAEERLATLFADHGRETVLSGFDAVIDYSRERITEEIAALPDGTYEATDVLEGDGVTDEDIEISVTVTVAGETIDVDFAGTAPQVAGNLNAPIAVATSAVYFVVRCITDPEIPPNHGCYDPVSVSAPEGSLLNPNPPAAVVGGNVETSQRVTDVVFTALARAAPDRVPAQGQGTMNNLTIGGRDSSFTYYETIGGGFGARADRDGMDGVQVGMTNTLNTPIESLETEYPLRVERYALRDGSGGPGRFRGGLGLERSVTVETDATVSLLTERRRHAPTGVAGGGDGATGENLIDGEPVPAKTTVDVPAGTTVTVKTPGGGGHGDPDERGDGGADD comes from the coding sequence ATGACGACAGACTCGACGACGGAGACGGACGACGGTATCGATCCGGTGACCCTCGAGGTGCTGCGCAACCAACTCGAGAGCGTCGCCGAGGAGATGGGACAGACCCTCATTCGGGGAGCGTACTCGCCGAACATCAAGGAACGCCGGGACTGCTCGACGGCGCTGTTCGACGCCGAGGGGCGGATGATCGCCCAGGCGGAACACATCCCGGTCCACCTCGGCGCGATGCCCGCCGCGGTCGACGCCGTGCGCGAGCGCGACCCGAAGCCGGGCGACGTGTTCGTGCTCAACGACCCCTTTACCGGCGGAACGCACCTGCCGGACGTGACGATGGTCTCACCGATCGCGCCCGGCCACGACGACGGAGACGGTCGCGAGGGAGACGAGAACCGAGAAATAGTCGGCTACGCCGTCTCTCGAGCCCACCACGCCGACGTGGGTGGGATGACCCCCGGCAGCATGCCGGCCGGCGCACAGGAGATCTATCAGGAAGGGCTTCGGCTCCCCCCGACGCGGCTCGTCGAGGGCGGCGAGCCGCGGGACGAGGTCCGCTCGCTCGTGCTGGCGAACGTCCGCAACGCCCGCGAGCGCCGGGCCGATCTGCGGGCCCAGCAGGCGGCGAACGAACGCGCCGAGGAACGGCTCGCGACGCTGTTCGCGGACCACGGCCGCGAGACCGTTCTCTCCGGCTTCGACGCCGTGATCGACTACTCCCGCGAGCGGATCACCGAGGAGATCGCGGCGCTTCCCGACGGCACCTACGAGGCGACCGACGTCCTCGAGGGCGACGGCGTGACCGACGAGGACATCGAGATTTCGGTGACGGTGACCGTCGCCGGCGAGACGATCGACGTGGACTTCGCGGGAACTGCACCGCAGGTCGCGGGGAACCTCAACGCACCGATCGCGGTCGCGACGAGTGCCGTCTACTTCGTCGTACGCTGTATCACCGACCCCGAGATCCCGCCGAACCACGGCTGCTACGACCCGGTGAGCGTCAGCGCACCCGAGGGATCGCTGTTGAATCCGAACCCGCCGGCCGCCGTCGTCGGCGGCAACGTCGAGACCAGCCAGCGGGTCACCGACGTGGTCTTCACCGCGCTCGCACGGGCCGCGCCCGACCGGGTGCCCGCCCAAGGGCAGGGGACGATGAACAACCTCACCATCGGCGGGCGGGACAGTTCCTTTACCTACTACGAGACGATCGGCGGCGGCTTCGGCGCACGCGCGGACCGCGACGGAATGGACGGCGTCCAGGTCGGGATGACCAACACGCTCAACACGCCGATCGAATCCCTCGAGACCGAGTACCCGCTGCGGGTCGAGCGCTACGCGCTCCGGGACGGCAGCGGCGGTCCCGGCCGATTCCGCGGCGGACTGGGTCTCGAGCGCTCGGTGACCGTCGAGACCGACGCGACGGTGTCGCTGCTGACCGAGCGCCGGCGACACGCGCCGACGGGCGTCGCCGGCGGCGGGGACGGCGCGACCGGGGAGAACCTGATCGACGGCGAGCCCGTGCCCGCGAAGACGACGGTCGACGTTCCGGCCGGGACGACAGTGACAGTCAAAACGCCCGGCGGCGGCGGCCACGGCGATCCGGACGAGCGCGGCGATGGTGGGGCCGATGACTGA
- a CDS encoding hydantoinase/oxoprolinase family protein: MTDLNARDTNSDASMDSHDATGDDGTRVGVDVGGTFTDVALTVDDRLVTAKVPTTDDQHVGVLEGIEKACESAGIDPAAIDGFAHAMTVSVNALLERGGAETALVTTEGFRDVLEIGRQDRPDLYDLEAEKPEPLVPRERRFEVDERTTGEGVERPVDPEEIRDLAATLRERDVEAVAVSLLHSYADPANERVVAETLREELAVPVSASHEVLAEFREFERTSTTAVDAYVRPAIDHYVGRLVEEADDAGVPAPRIMQANGGIADPETVREHAVTTTLSGPAAGVVGAAATVDDDDVEGLVTFDMGGTSSDVSLVRDGRAERTTDAEIDGLPIRTPMVDVNTVGAGGGSIAWVDAGGALRVGPESSGAQPGPACYGRGGTRPTVTDANVVLGYIGPETALGGEMTLDVDAARDALERLADEAGLDGALEAARGVYRVANATMTRTIRSVTVERGHDPREFALVAFGGAGPMHAAALADSLSVDRVVVPRPGGVLSAFGLLAADESYDAVRTVGVSLETADTGDLESVYDGLVADVLADASDPDAARVERAADCRYAGQSFELTVPVDDEFDAATVAERFREAHERAYGYAMDESIEIVNLRATATIPGSEPTIRHEGAGDAVVGTREAHFPGTGDDPREATVYDRDRLAPGAAVDGPAILEQAESTTVVPPAWTGDILADGTLVMTRTEDEGQ, translated from the coding sequence ATGACCGATTTAAACGCACGCGACACGAATTCGGACGCATCGATGGACAGTCACGACGCGACGGGCGACGACGGAACGCGGGTCGGCGTCGACGTCGGCGGCACCTTCACCGACGTGGCGCTCACCGTCGACGACCGGCTCGTCACCGCGAAGGTCCCCACGACCGACGACCAGCACGTCGGCGTCCTCGAGGGGATCGAAAAGGCCTGCGAGAGCGCCGGCATCGACCCCGCGGCAATCGACGGCTTCGCCCACGCGATGACCGTCTCGGTCAACGCCCTGCTCGAGCGCGGCGGTGCCGAAACCGCGCTCGTCACGACCGAGGGCTTCCGCGACGTCCTCGAGATCGGGCGACAGGACCGGCCGGATCTGTACGACCTCGAGGCCGAGAAACCCGAACCGTTGGTGCCTCGAGAGCGACGGTTCGAGGTCGACGAGCGGACGACCGGCGAGGGCGTCGAGCGACCGGTCGACCCTGAGGAGATCCGCGACCTCGCGGCGACGCTGCGCGAGCGCGATGTCGAGGCGGTCGCGGTCTCCCTGCTGCATTCCTACGCCGACCCCGCAAACGAGCGGGTCGTCGCCGAGACGCTGCGCGAGGAACTCGCGGTCCCGGTCTCGGCCTCCCACGAGGTGCTCGCGGAGTTCCGCGAGTTCGAGCGCACGTCGACCACGGCGGTCGACGCCTACGTCCGGCCGGCGATCGACCACTACGTCGGCCGACTGGTCGAGGAGGCCGACGACGCCGGGGTTCCGGCCCCGCGGATCATGCAGGCGAACGGCGGCATCGCGGACCCCGAGACGGTCCGAGAACACGCCGTGACGACGACGCTCTCCGGCCCGGCCGCGGGCGTCGTCGGCGCTGCGGCGACCGTCGACGACGACGACGTCGAGGGGCTCGTCACCTTCGACATGGGCGGCACCTCGAGCGACGTGAGCCTCGTCCGGGACGGACGGGCCGAGCGGACGACCGATGCCGAAATCGACGGCCTCCCGATCCGAACGCCGATGGTGGACGTGAACACCGTCGGCGCGGGCGGCGGCTCGATCGCGTGGGTCGACGCCGGCGGCGCGCTCCGGGTCGGGCCGGAGTCCTCGGGTGCTCAGCCCGGACCCGCCTGCTACGGCCGCGGCGGGACGCGACCGACCGTCACCGACGCCAACGTCGTGCTGGGCTACATCGGCCCCGAGACCGCGCTCGGCGGCGAGATGACCCTCGATGTCGACGCGGCTCGCGACGCCCTCGAGCGACTGGCCGACGAGGCCGGCTTAGACGGGGCGCTCGAGGCGGCCCGCGGCGTCTACCGCGTCGCGAACGCGACGATGACGCGGACGATCCGTTCGGTGACCGTCGAGCGGGGCCACGACCCCCGCGAGTTCGCGCTCGTCGCGTTCGGCGGCGCGGGACCGATGCACGCCGCGGCGCTCGCCGACTCGCTGTCGGTCGACCGCGTCGTCGTCCCGCGCCCGGGCGGGGTCCTCTCCGCGTTCGGCCTGCTCGCGGCCGACGAGAGCTACGATGCCGTTCGAACCGTCGGCGTCTCCCTCGAGACAGCCGACACGGGGGACCTCGAGTCGGTCTACGACGGCCTCGTGGCCGACGTGCTCGCGGACGCGTCCGACCCCGACGCGGCGCGGGTCGAGCGGGCCGCCGACTGCCGGTACGCGGGCCAGAGCTTCGAGCTGACCGTGCCCGTCGACGACGAGTTCGACGCGGCGACGGTCGCCGAGCGGTTCCGCGAGGCCCACGAGCGGGCCTACGGCTACGCGATGGACGAATCGATCGAGATCGTCAACCTCCGCGCGACGGCGACGATCCCCGGCTCGGAGCCGACCATCCGCCACGAGGGCGCGGGCGACGCCGTCGTCGGCACCCGGGAGGCTCACTTTCCCGGAACCGGTGACGACCCGCGAGAGGCGACCGTCTACGACCGGGATCGACTCGCGCCCGGCGCGGCCGTCGACGGACCGGCGATCCTCGAGCAAGCGGAGAGCACGACCGTCGTGCCGCCCGCGTGGACCGGCGATATCCTCGCCGACGGAACGCTCGTCATGACGCGAACGGAGGACGAAGGACAATGA
- a CDS encoding NUDIX domain-containing protein, which yields MSDSPSERDESGDEATASHVVTAFLRNRGEVLLLRRSDVVGTYAGQWGGVSGFAEGQPDEQVRVEIREETGLEDDAVSLVRTGRPVEFTDPDLEREWVVHPSLFDCEHREIDLSEEHDNFEWVSPTEMLEGVGDDRETVPELRTAYERVAPTVRSIAADDEHGAAYLSVRALEVLRDRAGLLVAERREFGPDPDGERDELAELAGRLLEARPSMAVLRNRVNRTMAGAAGADGGAPAVLESALSNIDRALTADEDAAATASERLTGSVATLSRSGTVLEALRAAEPIRVFVAESRPAREGIGVAERLAATIDGTVTVHTDAAVAHVLAREDIDRIAVGADTVLPDGSVVNKTGTRSLSVAAVREGIPVSVVAATDKVSTREDVNLESGDQTAVYDGDASIDVLNPTFDVTPADCIDEVVTERGALESGEIAAVAEELRDLEAWQAGDEAATDRETTDRNPSRE from the coding sequence ATGAGCGATTCACCGTCGGAGCGCGACGAGAGCGGCGACGAGGCGACCGCAAGCCACGTTGTCACCGCGTTCCTCCGCAACCGCGGGGAGGTCCTGTTACTGCGCCGGAGCGATGTGGTCGGCACCTACGCGGGCCAGTGGGGCGGCGTCTCCGGGTTCGCCGAAGGCCAGCCGGACGAGCAGGTCCGCGTCGAGATCCGCGAGGAAACGGGCCTCGAGGACGACGCCGTTTCGCTCGTCCGCACCGGGCGGCCGGTCGAGTTCACTGACCCGGACCTTGAGCGCGAGTGGGTCGTCCACCCGTCTCTGTTCGACTGCGAGCACCGCGAGATCGACCTGAGCGAGGAACACGACAACTTCGAATGGGTCTCGCCGACGGAGATGCTCGAGGGCGTCGGGGACGATCGGGAGACGGTCCCGGAACTGCGGACCGCCTACGAGCGCGTGGCCCCTACCGTTCGCTCGATCGCGGCCGACGACGAGCACGGGGCCGCATATCTGTCCGTCCGTGCGCTCGAGGTACTTCGCGACCGGGCGGGCCTGCTCGTCGCCGAGCGACGCGAGTTCGGTCCGGACCCCGACGGCGAGCGGGACGAGCTCGCCGAACTCGCGGGCCGGTTGCTCGAGGCCCGGCCGTCGATGGCCGTCCTCCGGAATCGGGTGAACCGGACGATGGCCGGTGCGGCGGGGGCGGACGGCGGTGCGCCGGCCGTCCTCGAGTCGGCGCTCTCGAACATCGACCGCGCGCTGACTGCCGACGAGGACGCCGCGGCGACCGCGAGCGAGCGCCTCACGGGCAGCGTCGCGACGCTCTCGCGGTCGGGCACCGTGCTCGAGGCGCTTCGGGCGGCCGAGCCAATCCGCGTCTTCGTCGCCGAATCGCGGCCGGCCCGCGAGGGCATCGGTGTCGCGGAACGACTGGCAGCCACGATCGACGGCACCGTAACCGTCCACACCGACGCGGCGGTCGCGCACGTGCTCGCACGCGAGGATATCGATCGGATCGCAGTCGGCGCGGACACCGTCCTCCCAGACGGGTCCGTCGTGAACAAGACGGGCACCCGGTCGCTTTCGGTCGCCGCTGTCCGCGAGGGGATTCCGGTCTCCGTCGTCGCGGCGACGGACAAGGTCTCGACCCGCGAGGACGTTAACCTCGAGTCCGGCGACCAAACTGCGGTGTACGACGGCGACGCCTCGATCGACGTGCTGAACCCGACCTTCGACGTGACGCCCGCCGATTGTATCGACGAGGTAGTGACCGAGCGCGGCGCGCTCGAGTCCGGGGAGATCGCGGCTGTCGCCGAGGAACTGCGGGACCTCGAGGCGTGGCAAGCGGGTGACGAGGCGGCGACGGATCGGGAAACGACAGACCGAAACCCCTCGAGGGAGTAG
- a CDS encoding Nramp family divalent metal transporter, with translation MGVIDRLKAIGPGALVAAAFIGPGTVTTASVIGAEHAYLLVWTIAFSILATIVLQEMSARLGLITQEGLGEAFRNEFNNPIPQAITVALVVSAIGIGTAAFQTGNIVGGAAGLSTITGVSENVWGPIIGLVAAGLLWTGSYKLIERVFIGLVSIMGAAFLLNAIMVRPDLGSLANGLVPTVPDGSAYLIAGLVGTTVVGYNLFLHASTVQERWDGPDDLAACRTDTIGMVIVGGLITTAIVVTAAAVFPAGTQITGVGEMADQLEPVFGGYALTFFAIGLFAAGFTSAMSAPLAGAYATAGALGWERDLTSTRFRAIWMTILGVGIVFSALDYNPVQVIVFAQVANGLLLPILAVFLIYAMNNRDLLGEYTNSTLQNVLGGLVTLVVVGIGLRTLYDVLFL, from the coding sequence ATGGGTGTTATTGACCGACTCAAAGCGATCGGACCGGGGGCGCTCGTCGCGGCGGCGTTCATCGGTCCGGGAACGGTAACGACCGCGAGCGTGATCGGGGCAGAACACGCCTATCTGCTCGTGTGGACGATCGCGTTCTCGATTCTGGCGACGATCGTCCTACAGGAAATGAGCGCGCGGTTGGGGCTGATTACGCAGGAAGGGTTGGGGGAAGCGTTTCGAAACGAGTTCAACAATCCGATTCCGCAGGCGATCACCGTCGCGCTCGTCGTGAGCGCGATCGGGATCGGGACGGCGGCGTTCCAGACGGGCAACATCGTCGGCGGCGCAGCCGGCCTGTCGACGATCACCGGCGTCAGCGAGAACGTCTGGGGACCGATCATCGGCCTGGTCGCCGCCGGCCTGCTGTGGACGGGGAGCTACAAGCTGATCGAGCGCGTGTTCATCGGTCTCGTCAGTATCATGGGTGCGGCGTTCCTGCTCAACGCGATCATGGTCCGACCGGACCTCGGCTCGCTGGCGAACGGGCTCGTTCCGACCGTCCCCGACGGATCGGCGTATCTCATCGCCGGCCTCGTCGGAACCACCGTCGTCGGCTACAACCTGTTCCTGCACGCGAGCACCGTCCAAGAGCGGTGGGACGGTCCCGACGACCTCGCGGCGTGTCGCACCGACACGATCGGGATGGTCATCGTCGGCGGCCTGATCACGACGGCGATCGTCGTCACGGCCGCCGCCGTCTTCCCCGCGGGAACACAGATCACCGGCGTCGGCGAGATGGCCGACCAGCTCGAGCCCGTCTTCGGCGGCTACGCCCTGACCTTCTTCGCGATCGGCCTCTTCGCGGCCGGCTTTACGAGCGCGATGAGCGCGCCGCTGGCCGGGGCCTACGCCACTGCCGGCGCGCTGGGCTGGGAGCGGGACCTGACCTCGACCCGGTTCCGGGCGATCTGGATGACGATCCTCGGCGTCGGCATCGTCTTCTCGGCGCTGGACTACAACCCCGTGCAGGTGATCGTCTTCGCACAGGTCGCCAACGGCCTCCTGTTGCCGATTCTGGCCGTCTTCCTCATCTACGCGATGAACAACCGGGACCTGCTGGGCGAGTACACGAACAGCACCCTCCAGAACGTCCTCGGCGGGCTCGTCACGCTCGTCGTGGTCGGTATCGGCCTCCGAACGCTCTACGACGTTCTGTTCCTCTGA
- the ddh gene encoding D-2-hydroxyacid dehydrogenase — MAFELERLGVHESVEAVFPPAELADYLVDLPVEVAVIGDDEISSCDAVVTLEHRESFLDLDWVHSIQAGVDRFPFDAFEDENVILTNSTGIHDRSVGETVAGYLLMFARRLHDHVANQQERRWDRPEWDEAFTLPGSTACVVGTGTLGRGVAETLGGLGVRVTGVRRSGDPVPGFDAIYTNDRLLEAITDAEFVIVTVPLTEETHHLFDAEAFDAMRDDAYFVNVARGSVVDEPALINALEAGEVAGAALDVFEEEPLPEDSPLWEMDEVIISPHCAAYTRDYFRDTGDIVRENVDRLTDDEEFHNRVV, encoded by the coding sequence ATGGCATTCGAACTCGAGCGACTCGGCGTCCACGAGTCAGTCGAGGCGGTGTTTCCGCCGGCCGAATTAGCGGACTATCTCGTCGATCTCCCGGTCGAGGTCGCGGTGATCGGCGACGACGAAATTTCGTCCTGCGACGCGGTCGTCACTCTCGAGCACCGCGAGTCCTTCCTCGATCTGGATTGGGTGCACTCGATTCAGGCGGGGGTCGACCGGTTTCCCTTCGACGCGTTCGAGGACGAGAACGTAATCCTCACGAACAGTACCGGCATCCACGATCGGAGCGTCGGCGAGACGGTCGCGGGCTACCTGCTGATGTTCGCCCGGCGGTTGCACGATCACGTCGCAAACCAGCAGGAGCGCCGCTGGGACCGCCCCGAGTGGGACGAGGCCTTCACGCTCCCGGGATCGACGGCCTGCGTCGTCGGCACCGGCACCCTCGGTCGCGGCGTCGCAGAGACCCTCGGCGGGCTCGGTGTCCGGGTAACCGGCGTCCGGCGCTCGGGCGATCCGGTCCCCGGATTCGACGCAATCTACACGAACGACCGGCTGCTCGAGGCGATCACCGACGCCGAGTTCGTGATCGTCACCGTGCCGCTGACCGAGGAGACCCACCACCTCTTCGACGCCGAGGCGTTCGACGCGATGCGTGACGACGCCTACTTCGTCAACGTCGCTCGCGGCTCGGTCGTCGACGAACCGGCGCTGATCAACGCGCTCGAGGCCGGCGAGGTCGCCGGCGCAGCACTGGATGTCTTCGAAGAGGAGCCCTTGCCCGAGGACTCGCCGCTGTGGGAGATGGACGAGGTCATCATCTCGCCCCACTGTGCGGCCTACACGCGGGACTATTTTCGGGATACGGGCGATATCGTCCGCGAGAACGTCGACCGGCTTACGGACGACGAGGAGTTTCACAACCGCGTGGTCTGA
- a CDS encoding aspartate/glutamate racemase family protein codes for MTDADADADRGGRLGLIVPSSNATAEPGFRAFCPETITVHGARMALESVTVDELDAMSDDAARAATLLGHADVDAVAYACTTGSLIHGPGFDAELEDRLAEAAGVPAVATARSVVRALETLEADRIAVATPYTDALDERERDFLEAAGFEVASIDGRGLAANTAIGELTPEDATQQVLERVGAVDDLDAVFVSCTNYRSLAAVEGLEAELEVPVITSNGATLWDVCGAAGFAVDGPGTLFE; via the coding sequence ATGACTGACGCGGATGCCGACGCCGACCGCGGCGGCCGACTGGGGCTGATCGTCCCCTCGTCGAACGCGACGGCCGAACCGGGGTTTCGGGCGTTCTGCCCCGAGACAATCACCGTCCACGGCGCGCGGATGGCCCTCGAGTCGGTCACCGTCGACGAACTCGACGCGATGAGCGACGACGCGGCGCGGGCGGCGACGCTGCTCGGCCACGCCGACGTCGACGCGGTTGCCTACGCCTGTACGACCGGCAGCCTGATCCACGGCCCGGGGTTCGACGCCGAACTCGAGGACCGGCTGGCCGAGGCGGCCGGCGTCCCCGCGGTCGCGACGGCCCGCTCGGTCGTGCGGGCACTCGAGACCCTCGAGGCCGACCGGATCGCCGTCGCGACGCCGTACACCGACGCCCTCGACGAGCGGGAGCGGGACTTCCTCGAGGCCGCGGGATTCGAGGTCGCCTCGATCGACGGCCGCGGCCTCGCGGCCAACACGGCGATCGGGGAGCTAACCCCCGAGGACGCGACTCAGCAGGTCCTCGAGCGCGTCGGCGCGGTCGACGATCTCGACGCCGTCTTCGTCTCCTGTACGAACTACCGCTCGCTCGCCGCGGTCGAGGGGCTCGAGGCGGAGCTGGAGGTGCCGGTCATCACGAGCAACGGCGCGACGCTGTGGGACGTCTGCGGGGCGGCCGGATTCGCGGTCGACGGCCCGGGAACGCTGTTCGAATGA
- a CDS encoding ribbon-helix-helix protein, CopG family, which yields MTQRVTVSLDDDSAAALETLVAETGNGQSEVVRRALTFYAANFEAADGGPSDNLERYYRMLSSGEHVLLDIDFLHAFLEYCYDGGDPDPAFVEAADRVSDYHAREYGTRFDAVGDLLEWLSFCGFLDVREEGEDVYHLVFPSEAVRWFMTRFIERSTVDLPTEIELEGGVSKVIVTERAAD from the coding sequence ATGACACAGCGTGTGACTGTATCGCTCGACGACGACTCGGCCGCGGCCCTCGAGACGCTGGTCGCCGAGACGGGCAACGGCCAGAGCGAGGTCGTCCGCCGGGCGCTCACGTTCTACGCGGCGAACTTCGAAGCCGCCGACGGCGGGCCGAGCGACAACCTCGAGCGGTACTATCGGATGCTCTCCTCCGGGGAGCACGTCCTGCTCGATATCGACTTCCTGCACGCCTTCCTCGAGTACTGCTACGACGGCGGCGACCCAGATCCGGCGTTCGTCGAGGCGGCTGACCGGGTCTCGGACTACCACGCCCGCGAGTACGGCACCCGGTTCGACGCGGTCGGCGACCTGCTCGAGTGGCTCTCGTTCTGTGGCTTCCTCGATGTCCGCGAGGAGGGCGAGGACGTCTATCACCTCGTCTTTCCTTCGGAGGCCGTCCGCTGGTTCATGACCCGGTTCATCGAGCGCAGTACCGTCGATCTGCCGACTGAGATCGAACTCGAGGGCGGCGTCTCGAAGGTGATCGTGACCGAGCGGGCGGCCGACTGA
- the engB gene encoding GTP-binding protein EngB: MIDFDTRPNREAEVALVGRSNVGKSTLMRELTGHSFDTGGKPGVTRSPNHYDWAPEDFVITDLPGFGFMSGVDEDLREEIKTEIVHYLEEYADNVLVAVLVVDGKSVIDIIDRHSGPDEIPYDVEMFHFLRELDVPTVVAVNKMDKVDDEDERLDALCDRLGLYPPWKQWQETIAPISAKKGQLEPLNEAVRSHLHEQNRDDLFKFF, encoded by the coding sequence ATGATCGATTTCGATACGCGCCCCAATCGGGAGGCCGAAGTCGCCCTCGTCGGCCGCTCGAACGTGGGCAAGTCCACTCTCATGCGCGAGCTGACCGGCCACAGCTTCGACACCGGCGGCAAACCCGGCGTCACCCGCTCGCCGAACCACTACGACTGGGCCCCCGAGGACTTCGTCATCACCGACCTCCCCGGGTTCGGCTTCATGAGCGGCGTCGACGAGGACCTCCGCGAGGAGATCAAGACCGAGATCGTCCACTACCTCGAGGAGTACGCCGACAACGTCCTCGTCGCCGTCCTCGTGGTCGACGGCAAGAGCGTCATCGACATCATCGACCGCCACTCCGGCCCCGACGAGATCCCCTACGACGTCGAGATGTTCCACTTCCTGCGCGAACTCGACGTTCCGACGGTCGTCGCCGTCAACAAGATGGACAAGGTCGACGACGAGGACGAGCGGCTCGACGCCCTCTGCGACCGCCTCGGCCTCTACCCGCCGTGGAAGCAGTGGCAGGAGACCATCGCCCCAATCAGCGCGAAAAAGGGCCAACTCGAGCCGCTGAACGAGGCCGTCCGGAGTCACCTGCACGAGCAAAATCGGGACGATCTGTTCAAATTCTTCTAA
- a CDS encoding metallophosphoesterase family protein, producing the protein MKRIAIIADTHVPSRESALPEWVVDELARADHTIHAGDFDSRQTYDRIAALANRDLTAVRGNTDPPTIDAPRAATLEIGDVTFAVTHGAGSPTGWRQRVIEAARAETSASDPVAVAGHTHEVVETTVDGIRLLNPGSATGAAPADRATMYVATVEDGELTVELRTE; encoded by the coding sequence GTGAAACGAATCGCGATCATCGCCGACACGCACGTCCCCTCCCGCGAGAGCGCGCTCCCCGAGTGGGTCGTCGACGAACTCGCGCGGGCCGACCACACGATCCACGCGGGTGATTTCGACTCCCGACAGACCTACGATCGGATCGCCGCCCTCGCGAACCGAGACCTGACCGCCGTCCGCGGGAACACGGATCCGCCGACGATCGACGCGCCCCGCGCCGCGACCCTCGAGATCGGCGACGTAACCTTCGCCGTCACCCACGGAGCCGGTTCGCCGACCGGCTGGCGACAGCGGGTTATAGAGGCCGCTCGAGCCGAAACGTCGGCGTCCGATCCGGTCGCCGTCGCGGGCCACACCCACGAGGTCGTCGAGACGACCGTCGACGGGATTCGACTGCTCAACCCCGGCAGCGCGACCGGCGCGGCCCCCGCCGACCGGGCGACGATGTACGTCGCAACCGTCGAGGACGGAGAGCTAACGGTCGAACTACGAACCGAGTGA